Genomic window (Fluviispira vulneris):
TCAGATGTTTTATACAGCTTGGAGAATCAAAATGGCAAATAACGGTCATGTTCTTTTAACTTCTCACCCTGCAAGCATTTTTAAACAAGCAGCTCCTCTCAACTGGGGAGAAAGCACACCCATTTTACGTGGTCCTGTGGTCGCATCTTTAACAAAAAGAGAGCACCGTAATGCGATTGGTACCCATAGTGGCAGCTACACTGTCTACAGAGCATTGGCCAATGCTTCTGGTGCCTTGACTATGGACCATAAACCTGACCTTACCAACACAGCACCCATCACAAATATTGGTCCTTTTCCGTCATGGGGCGACCCAGAAAAAATAGTCAGTCTTGACCCTTGGGGGGCTCAAGTCGCAGAAGCTTTTAAAAGTTTTTATGAAAAAGGATATGATATAAGACCAACAATTGCAATAACAACCGCTCATATTAATATGCCAGAAATAAATCAAGCAATTGAGTCAGGAAGATTGCATATTGATAATAAGATCATTACAAAAAACAAAGATGTTCTTGTAACTAAAGCAGCCATCGATCCCGTTTGGTATTTACCCGGAATTGCAAAGAGATTTAATGTTTCAGAAGGCGATCTCCGTCGAGTTCTTTTTGATCAAACGGGAGGAATGTTTCCTGAACTCATAACTCGCAAAGATTTAAAAATATTGCTTCCACCCATAGGCAGCACGTCTATTTATATGTTTGGAAATGTTGCGCATATATCTGATCTCTCTAAACAATTGACAGTACGTATTCATGATGAATGCAATGGATCTGACGTATTTGGTTCAGATATTTGCACCTGCCGCCCTTATCTAACTCATGGCATTGAAGAATCTATTCGCACTGCACAGGAAGGCGGATCTGGAGTGATTGTTTATTTTCGCAAAGAGGGACGTGCACTGGGTGAAGTGACAAAATTTCTCGTATACAATGCACGCAAAAGGCAAGAAGGTGGTGACAGTGCAGCTACTTATTTTCACCGGACAGAATGTGTCGCAGGCGTACAAGACATGCGTTTTCAACAACTTATGCCAGATGTTTTGCATTGGCTCGGTATACAACGCATAGACAATCTCGTGTCTATGAGTGATATGAAATACAATGCAATTGTTGACAGTGGAATAGAGGTTATCCGTAGGGTCTCAATACCCGATGAGCTTATACCATTGGATGCACAAGTAGAAATGGAAGCCAAAAAAGCGGCGGGATACTATACTGAAGGGAAAACAAAAGATGCGACTGAGCTCTTAAAAGTGAAAGGACGCAATCTGAATGAGTGATAATATGATAGATTATAGTGGAGATATCAACGATATTGAATATATCTTTTCTCCAGCAACAATTCGAAAAAAATCTTTAGAAATATATAATTTAACAATAGCTGACAAAACTCAGTTTCAAATTCATCTTGATAAAATTGATGAAGTTTCAAAATTTGTGATTGATGTTACTTTAAGCAATTATCCAAAATTAAATATTCCATTTCATTCGCGGTGGAATCACTTTAACGTTGGCAATATCGACAGAGTTTCAGAACTTATCTTACAACTTGAAAAGCAGACTCCCAGCCAACAAACCAAAGCGAAACTCGATCTCGTCGTTGTGAGTGTGCTGCTCGATGCAGGCGCTGGTATGCGCTGGCGTTACTTAGAACAAAAGTCGGGCAAAGAATATTCTCGTTCCGAAGGACTGGCTGTAGCAAGCTTTCGTCTATTTTTAGCAGGATTCTTTTCTGCCGACAAAAAAAGTCCTTTGCGTGTCGACGCCGAAAGACTTCTCTGCATAAGTGAAAAAGAACTGGCAGATGGCCTACAAGTAACTGAAAAAAATCCAATTATTGGTCTACAAGGGCGCTTAAAACTTCTGCACAATTTAGGACATGCTTTGCATAACGATGTGGATCTCTTTGGCACAGAAAGTCAGCGCATAGGAAATATGCTCGATTATTTCCAAGAAAAATCACCCTCAGGAAAAATATCAGCAACTTTTATTTTGCGCACATTGCAGCAGGGATTAGGTTCCATCTGGCCTGGACGGGCCACAATCAATCAAGTCAATATTGGTGATGTTTGGAACTATAAAGCTCTCGGTGAAGGGATTCAAGCTCTCGTTCCTTTTCATAAGTTGTCACAATGGCTTTCTTATTCTTTATTTGAGCCACTCACGGAAGCTGGTTTGAGCATTACGCAAATAGATTCCCTCACAGGTTTAGCAGAATATCGCAATGGAGGCCTTATCCTCGATTCAGGTTTAATCACTTTAAAAAACAAGGAAGAGCTTGAAAAAGTCCACTTGCCAAGTTCAGATCTTATTATTGAGTGGAGAGCTTTGACGATCACTTTCCTCGATGAAATCGGGAAAAAAGTAACAGAAATTTTGGGAAAAAAACCTTCAGAATTCCCTTTGGCGCGTGTTCTAGAAGGGGGTACATGGTGGGCTGGAAGAAAAATGGCTGAACAAATGCGCAAAGATAAAAGTCCACCCCTAAAAATAAACAGCGATGGAACTGTTTTTTAGTTTTTTTCAAAATTTCTTTCGCAGATTTACTAAAAATAATTTTTTTTATAATAAATATGCTAAAGGTTTTTCCCTAGAAACTGAGCATATGAATATTTTCTTCGATTATTATTTAAACGGCGCAGCTGAAAAAAATTCGACAAATCCTAAAATATATCCTTATTATTACAATAATTTTTCTTCATTGCCCAAAACCTTAATCATAGCCGGAGAATGCGATCCCCTGCGTGATGATGCCTATCTCTATGCACAAAAGTGTTATACTCATAAAACAGAAATGAAGTACTACGAATTTGCAGGAACTGTTCACGGCTTTTTCAGTACACTCGACACTTTTCCGGAGGCTAGGATATCAGCAGATTTAGTCTGTGAATTTATTTCAGCGTCCTCAGCAGTGGGAGAAAATTCTAGAATTTTAGGAACCTTTTCTACTGCAAATCTCTCTCTGATTTTATGAGAGCTGTCGATCACACAGGTGAAATCGCTCAAGTCAAAAGCTTTTAACACATCGTCAGGATTGGATTTAGTAGAAAAAGTATTTATTAATATCACATTTTCTTTATTGTTTTTATACTCTTTAATCTTTTCAAGTTTTTCCTTGCAGTCTATGCACCAAGTGGAAAAAAATACGAGTTTAACCTTTGGCAAAGTTTTTATAGATTTTTCGAAATCTGTTAATCCCATGTCCTGACATTTTGCGTAGCAAAACAAAGTATAATTGAGAAAAAAAATAAAAAACGAAATGCGCAAAAAATTTTTAAACATAGATCACATTTATATATAGTTAGAAAAAATAGTTCCTAAATACTACCATTTAAGAACAATTAACAATATTACAAATATTATTTTTTAGCAAATTTATTGTAATTTATTATTAGAAAAATGTTCTTTCATATGAAAGAGACAATGTATCAAAAGTTGTTTGATTTGCATTCGTAAAATAACCTAAATCTCCATTATAGGCTCCACCCATGGTATAAGACAACCTAAATGTATCTTCAAAAGTTGGTTTGTATTTTACATTGGCAAATAAGGAATTGGACTGTGCAGCATTTCTTGTCCAAGAAGTTTCTACGCCTGTGGTATTATTTTTATTTGTAACGACTTCTTTCCCAATATAATCAAGTATTGCACCACCTTGTACAGATATTTTGCTTTCTTTAAAAGAATGCCCAACTGTAAGAACAGTGGTGTATTGAAGATCGCGAGTGCGTTTAATTTGTGTTGTCGTTGAACTCAACATCCCACAGCAGGTTCTTCCTGCATTATCAGGATGTCTATCGAATGAATATGTCACAAATTGAGCAAAACCGAATTGGATAAATGGCATACCAAACCAGAAATCAAGTCCACCTGTGACTTGATGAAAACCATTGCCTACTGTTTTCACTGCTACAGGGTCATCATCGACCATATTTTTTGCAAGGCTGGGTTTATAACTGAGTGCCAATTGAATTTGTGGACGATAGGTGCTTGCAAGACTCATATCCATTAAATTGTAGCGGCCTGCGAGAATAGGATCGGCAACTAAATATTTATGTTCAAAACCTTCATTGACATTGGTTGGATTCACATCTCCTTGATTACGGACAAAAGACCCAGTTAAAGTAACAAACGAATTTTTAGTAGTTCTATAGCCAATTCCTAAAGTTAAAATACGTCGAGAAGATATTTTATGATTCGGAATTTGTTTCGTTTCTGAGATTTTTTTTACACCATAATCCATATAATTAAAATTTTGTGCGATCCCAAAATACATTTTCAAATTTTCATCGGGATTTAAAACCAATGGAGAGGTTGCACTTGATCCACAAGATGAGCATGCAAAAGCAGATTTCATAATCGTAAAGAAAACACCAGTAACAATAGTTGAATATATTTGACGAAACTTCATTTTTTACCCTTAAAACAACTTAAAACAACAAATCCGTAAAGAAAAATTACGGATTTTTTTGGATAGCACTTAAAAATAATTATTCAAGAAAAATACGCGAAACAAAATGTTGCAGTGATTTGCAAAAAAAATGATCTTTACATTTTAAAAAAATAATATAAAACTTAAACAGCATTATATATGAATATATCACTCAATAATGCTATATCACTAGAAATTTCAAGGAGATAAATTTTGAAAACACTTTTTAAAAAAACCGCTATATTACTGGTTATCTCTGCATTATTAACTAGTTGCGCAAGCATGTATGGAGATAATACCCGACTTGTCAAAGTCGATTCCCAACCACAAGGAGCTGATATTTATATTGATGGAGCCCGTGTCGGAAAAACCCCTTCTGTTATTACTCTCTCTTCTTATATTTATGGTGGTAAAACTCTTGTTCTAAGAAAAGAAAATTTCTCAGAAACTTCTATTATGGTTAATTCTAAATTCCAACCTGTCGGTATATGGAATATTTTAAATGGTTTTGGCTTTCTAATCGATGCCGCAACAGGAAATATTTTAAAGATTGATCCTGCGAATTTATCAGTACATACAGAACTAACGCCGATTATTCATTAAAAAAATAAATTAACAAAATATTTAAAACACTTAAGTATAACGATCCGAAAAAAGTTTTCTTATTTCAGATCGTTTTTAATTTGTATAATTAATTTGTTCTTCTTGCTTAGTCATAAGCTCATTCACGCTTTGAAAAACTTTTGAGACCTCGCGATCGATCGCATTGCTTTCTTTGATATCTTTTAAAAAAGTTGCCAATTTATCTTTATTTTTATTCTTTGAAAAAACTTTACTCTCATTTAATAATAAATTTTCTACATTTGCAATTCTCTCATGATTTTTGGCAATAAACTTTTGAAAAAGCGCAATTAATAAATCTTTTTCTCTGCGCAACTGTTCTGCTATCAAAGCATATTCTTCCATATTGAGTGCACGGGTAATCTCGTGAATAAGAAGTTCATGCGGAACAGGTTTATCGAGTAATCCATAGACCCCAAGACGAAGTGATTGAATGGCATCTTTTTTATTAGCAAATGCTGACTGGATAATAATGGGTTTACGGATATTTAACTTCCTAATTTCAGAAACAAACTTGAGTCCGTCAAGCATAGGCATTTTAATATCAGAGATTATTAAATTGGGCACATCTCCGGATTTGATTTTCTCTAAAGCTTCAACAGATGAATTGAATAAAACGATATTGATCTTCAAATAGATTTGAATGACTGATGCCATTGCATCCAATATATCTGGTTCATCGTCTACTATAAAAATTGTTTTATCCATAAAGTCTTTCTTCATTGCAAAGCTCCTTTAGCAAACAATCTTAATTCCACACGTTTATCTTTTTATTTTCATTCAAATCAGTCTGACTAATCCATTATAGTTTTTAAATGCCGCTCTTTGTCTGAACCTATGCTTTTTATTTATCCTCCGGAAATGAGCTACTAAATGTGTAACTACTCACTGTCCCATTTTCATTAAAACGTATGGTTAGGTCTTTTGTTTGACTTTCAGAAAAGGCGGAATATTTATAATACCCATATGAATATGTTCTGTAGCCAGAATCATAACCCACACGAAATGGTGGGCCAAAAGCCTTTTCAATTTCATCTTTTGTCGTTTTGTCTGATTTTATCCAAGTGACTTTGGCTGGAAACTGGGTGCCCACAGTAAGGCAAGAAACGGTAAGGAGGGATGCTCCAGAGAGAGAAACGAGGCTCAAAGCTGTTTGGAAATTCATATCTATCCTTTATTACTGAATAAAATGTTTAAATAATTATGCATTGCTGAAAGAAAATTTAAATTTGCTCTCATAACTTCATACATCATTCTGATTATGGCTTCAAAGGGAGTTTAGAAAGTAGACAAAAATTACGATAAAAATAAAGGAGAGATGTTCAAAAAAGCATCACTCTGACCTTTTGGAGGATTTAGACTGATTCTAATAAATTATTAACATTATGAAATTAAAAAGATTTTTTCTTGACGTCATTTTTCTCTTGCAAATAGAGACGTTCCGTGAAACACTGGGAACCGAGAATACTCCGTGAGTCATGAAAAGTTTTCAGAGCCACCGTTTTTCTCAAAGTTTTTATTGTTCGATACAACGCGTGGCATGGGGCTTTTGTGTTAGATCGGCATTTGTTCAATTCAACTGGAGATCCTGTGGGTACCAAGTTATATGTAGGCAATTTGCCTTTTTCTGTTAGTGAAAATGATGTTGCTAGTCTTTTTGAAAAGGCTGGTAATGTGGCTTCCGTTCGTGCCGTTATGGATCGCGAAACAGGCCGTTTTAAAGGATTCTGTTTTGTTGAAATGGGAACAGAAGCTGAAGCACAACAAGCTATTTCTATGTTCAACGGTTCTGAGCTTAACGGCCGTCCAATGATCGTAAACGAAGCTCGTCCACCTGAACCACGCAACAACCGCGGTGGATTCGGCGGCGGTCATCGTGGTGGCGATCGTGGTGGAAACCGCACTCGCTACTAAGATCAAGCTCAATTGATCCTTTTGCTAACGCGAATTAAAAAGCCCTCGTTCCTTTTAGGACTGAGGGCTTTTTAATTACTAATTAACTTCGTCCATTATAAATAGATTCAATACTTTCTCCATTCATTTTTCTCTGATGCAAATTTTGCTGTTTAGCAAAGTTTTCCATTACATCTTGCACAGTTTTATTTTGATTTTCTAAACTCTGCTCCCATGGTTTCTGTTGTTCCCATGGTTTCTGTTGTTCCCATGGTTTCTGTTGTTCCCATGGTTTAGTAAAATCATTTTTTGCATAATTATATTCCCAAGAATCCTCATGCCAAATTTTATCCTGCTCCCATGGCTTTTTCTGCTCCCATAAATTATTATAATTGTGAAAAATTTTTCGATAATTTGCTAAATTTTCAAAACTTACAAGCTCCCAAGGATTTTTATCCTCAGGTTGAGAGCCAGGTTCACGCATTGAGTCATTATTTTTTCCTACAAAATCAAATTTATAACGATAAAGCCTTTGCTTATGCTCAACAATTTGCCCTGGTTCATTGTAATTTTTTTGTGGATCCCACGCTGAATACACTGGCTGAAAAGAATCAGGTTGAATTGAAGACTTAGAATCATTTAATGTGTATTTACTATCTTGTGCAAAAGAATATAACGGTAAGACCAAAAATACACAAAGTATTTTTGGTGTAAATTTAAATTTATGCATAATCTCTTCTCTCAAAAAAAATAAAAACTTTCTTAAAATAATTAATTATATAAGTTAATTTTACACATTAAATTAATTATAAAATAAAAATATAAATAACACTTAATTAACTAACTTAAAAAAATTTAAATTTCTAGATAAATTAAAATATATTTTAATAAAATTTTAATTGATTTATTTTTAAACAATTTCATTCATTCTAACTTTACATCACTGCCTCAACTTCAACTCTCCTTTATTTTCCAAAGAGAATCGGTAAACATTTTCTTTTCATCGGTAAAATTTTTTATTACAGAAAATCCAGTATTCTGAGCAAAATTAAAAATATCATTATCTGAGTATTTAAATGAATTTTCTACGTGAATCGCCTCACCATAATCAAAACAAAATGATTTTTGTAATTTTTTAAAATAAATTGTCTGCAGTTTTTCAGAAATTAAAAACTTTGCATCGCTCCAATTAAGGGGTTGTAAAATCCATGATGAGAAAAGTTAGATTTTATAAAATTGGAGCCAATCTCAGCATTCATTCTTACAAGCAAATTTAAATTAAAATCGTGAGTTATATTCGCTTTATCGTTATAAGCTTCCGTAAGCAATGAAATATCTTTTTTCTTATCAAAACCTATGAGTAGAAAATCATTTTTTGTCATATGCTGACTAATTCCACTAAGCAAATCTTTTACCTGCGCTGGATCATAATTTCCAATCGTTGAACCTAAAAATAGAAAAAAGCGCCCATTATTGTCAATTGCAGGAGAAGAAAATGAATTATAATCTCCAATGATCGAGCTGGTTTGAATGTTTGGATATTTCCTGAACCGCGCAAGTGATTGTTCGATAGCAGAGATGCTAATATCAATAGCTTTGTAACTTATTTCTTTGGGATTCCAAGTCATAAAATGCTTAAGAATAATTTCTGCCTTCGAACCATCACCAGGCCCGAATTCTAAAATTTCTTTAATTTTCCCAACATAAGGTTTTAATTCACTCGCACAAGATGCTAAAATTTGCTTCTCAGTACGTGTTAAATAGTATTCTTCCTGCTCTGTTATAAGATCAAAAAGACGACTTCCTTCTTTATCGTAAAAATATTTGCTAGGAATTCGTTTTGGAAAACTCTCTAGTCCCTGCTTTACATCCAAAGCGAATTCTGATTCCTGTAATGAATTTTTATTATTGTTCATATTTTTTCCTATAATAAATTTATTTTATTTGAATAAAATATTTAATTTTTTATAAACTTAATCTAAAACATAAAAATTATAATCCAAATAACAAAATAGAAAAATACTAAACTCTTTTCAAGTTTTAAATTCATTTTTTAATGAAAATTTTGTCATTTGTTCATAATTAAATCATCAAAACTATCAACTCGCTTCTTTGTGATCATCATCTTCAGACTCCATCCACTTGCGCCATTTCTCGACCGTTTTTAAGAATTTTTTATCTGACTGCACTTTTGCCAAATCTGCAAGCCAACCGCCAATCATAACATCCTCTTGATGGACTTTGGCCGACTTCTTCATGGGTCTGTAATTGATTTTATACAGTCTTGTGGCAGGCATTTCGCCTTCAAAAAAGGAGGCCAAAGCAAATTCTTGTGAAACACCAATCTCTTTAGCCAATAGGATAGAAATCGAGCGCAGCAACTCGGATTTAGAAGAAGATTTCCCTGTCTTTACAGTGAGTTCATGCAAGGAGTAGACCACGGCATCAGCCAAGTTTTTATCTATTTTAGAAGGGTCGTAAGCCATCACAACGGGCAATGCATAGCTTAAAAAACCGCGCCAGAGTTCACGATCACGGGCATGTGAAGAATCGGCATAGGCTGAGATGCTCAGCATATCGAGTTCATTTTTATCCATCTGCCCCTCCTCTTTTTCTGGATTTTTTCCTTCTTTCTATCGGAGTCCTGTTCTATGTTAATAGTCATGGGGAACTCCCCTACGGTAAAAACTGCATTTAACCAGGTAGAACAAATGGCATTTATAGTATTTGAAGGTGGCGAAGGTGTTGGTAAAAGCACTCAAATCGAACTTCTTTTCACATCTTTAAAACAGCAAGGCATAACCTGCACGCTCACGCGCGAACCCGGAGGCACACCCTTTGCGGAGGACATTCGTGCGTTGTTCAAACGGATCAATGCGCATGGCGACGCCCCACTTCCCTTAACAGAGCTTCTGCTCATCACGGCCGCTCGCGCTCAGCACATACAAAAGGTCATCGAGCCCGGATTGAAAAAAGGTGAGCATATTATTTGTGATCGCTTTCTTGACAGCACATATGTGTATCAAAGTTTTGTGGGCAAGGTTGAGAAACAGGTGGTCGATGCCATTTCGCAATATGCTTTGCAAAATATCATTCCGGATCTCACATTGGTGTTAACGGCTGACCCACAGAAAGCTTTGTCGAGGATAAAAAAAGAAAAAAGGCGAACAGAAGACAGACTGGATTCTTTTTCAAATGATATTCATACACAAATAATGAATGGATATAAAGAAATATTAACGAACAAGTTACCTTATCCAAGTGGTAAAGTACCAGTTAGAATTGCAATCGACGCCAATGCATCTGTTGAAAATGTGTTTGCCCAAGTTAAGCTAGCAGTATTGAATACGCTTGGGATCCATTTATGAAAACTTTTCATGAATTTATAGCGAATATAAAAAACATTAAACACCATGCCCTTCTTCTTGTTTCAAGACAGTTTGAAAACAATGATTTTTCGGATGAGCATTTTCGTTTACTTATCAAAGCAAGTTGCGATATTGAATTATTTAAAAGTGAAAACACCTCTGCCTTTGAAATTGCCTCTAACCATAGTGATATATTTATTGCAGATAGACAGCGTAAAATATTGAGAATTGAAGATCTAAAAGCAATTAAAGAACTTTCTCTTTATCAACCCAATGAAGGCACCCGTCGTCTTTTTTTTATTGAAAATTGCGAAAGGATGAATGCAAATTCAGCCAATGCGCTGTTAAAAGCACTCGAAGAGCCTCAAGCTCATTCTTTATTTGTACTCACAACAAAAGATTTAAGCCTTGTCTTACCAACAATAACAAGCCGCTGTCTAAAAGTTTTTCTCCATTTTACGGACATCGAAAAGAAAAATATTGTGAGTGAATTAACACAAGAAGACTACAAAGCAATAAAGTTACAAGTGGATTCATTTAAAAATTCTATTTCTTATCTCAATCAAACCCTCTCCGAACAGATTATCAGTTCAATAAATCCTGTAAAACTAAAAAATATTATTGAACTATCGGAAAAACTTGCAAAAGAATACAAAGCTCATTTATTGCAAGACATAATTGTTTTTATAACATGTGAACGCCTTAAAAAAGAGCCTGATTTTCTCTCAGTTTCGAAATTTATCCTGTCGCAAATTTCGGAATGGAAAAACAATGAAAGCTTGAATCCTTCAACGCAATTGTGGCTCATTCGCATTTTCACCTGTTTTCAAGTTGCCTGAACAAGTTGATTTTCTAAAAAAATAAAGTGAAAATCCTCAGACAAAAATGGGGAGAATACACATGCGAACAATTCAACTGCACATCCGCTCATCCTTACCAAGCAATTTACATCCGCTTTGGGAGCTTGCGCGCAATGTTTGGTGGTCATGGAATAGCAACGCTATAAACTTATTTAGGCGGATCAATCCCCAAGAATATGAAGCCAGTGGCCCATGTCCACTTAAGCTTTTAAACACCCTACCTTCATCTACATGGGACAGTCTGAAAGAAGATGACGGATTTTTAGAGCACCTGAATGAAGTGTACAAAGAATTTTTAGATTATCTTGAAACAGGAACTAATAAAGTAACAGAATATAAAAATTCAAATATAATAGCCTATTTTTCAATGGAATTTGGTTTGCATGAAAGCATTCCACTTTATTCAGGAGGTCTAGGAGTACTCTCAGGTGATCATTTAAAAACGGCGAGTGATTTATCGTTACCTATGGTTGGCGTTGGCTTGTTTTATTCTGAAGGTTACTTTCGCCAAATATTAAATAAAGATGGTTGGCAAATAGAAAACTATGATACAAATGATCCTTTTTATTTACCGATGCAGCTTATGGTTGAATCTTCAAATAAGCCAATACTTGTTGATGTTGAAATTGCAGGTTCTAAAATATATTTTCAAATTTGGAAATTAAATGTAGGTAAAATTCCTCTTTATTTAATGGATACTAATGTTCCAGAAAATTCTGCTGAAAATCGTCTCATAACATCGCGCTTATATGCTGGTGGACAAGAGTTACGCATTCAACAAGAAATTATTTTAGGTGTTGGTGGGACTCGTGCTTTACAAAAAATACAAATTCAACCTTCTGTTTATCATCTTAATGAAGGTCACTCCGCTTTTTTAACTTTAGAAAGAATTTCTCAACTGATAAAAAAAGGTCTTGATTGGCAGGAAGCTCTTATCGCTATTAAAGGAACACAAGTTTTTACAGTCCATACGCCCGTACCTGCAGGGAACGATGCTTTTCCAGCACAAATGCTTGCTCATTATTTAGGCGATCTCTATAAAAACTATGGCATTCCTGATAATGAATTTTTTAATTTAGGCCGTCCTCCCGACAATCATGCTGAATTTTCCATGCCCGTCTTTGCTTTACGGACGAGTGGGCATAGAAATGGAGTGAGTCAGCTGCATAAAAAAGTGTCGAAAAAAATATGGAAACCGCTTTGGCCCGACCTCTTGGATTCAGAAGTCCCAATTAATGGTATCACCAATGGGATTCACACACGCACATGGCTGTGTAACGAATTGGTAGAGCTATTTGATTTTTATTTGGGTAAAGGATGGGATGCAAAATTAAATGATCCGACTATCTGGAAAAGAATTGAAAATATTCCAAATACTGAAATTTGGAATATCCACATGACTCGCAAAAGCCGCTTATTGTCATCCATACCAAAGTCATATTTATCTCCTGAATATTTAACAATTGGATTTGCCCGTCGATTTGCCAGTTATAAAAGAGGCAATCTTATCTTTCGTGACATAGAGCGACTTAAAAAACTCATGCAAAATAAAGACCGTCCGATACAATTAATTATATCAGGCAAATCTCATCCTGCAGATCATTTAGGGAAAGAAATTATTCAATCTGTTGTTAAATATATACAGAATGAAAATTTAAATTCAAATATTGTCTTTCTTGAAAATTACGATATGCAGATTGCGCATAAATTAGTGCGAGGAATTGATGTGTGGTTAAATACTCCTATCCGCCCCCTCGAGGCTTCAGCGACGAGTGGGATGAAAGTTGCCATTAATGGTGGATTAAATTTTTCCATCCTCGATGGTTGGTGGGACGAGGCCTACCATGAAGACCTGGGTTGGTGTATTGGTTCAAGAGAAATGCTCACTAATGAAAATTTAAGAGATGAACGAGATGCCCAAAGTTTATATGATACCTTAGAGTTTGCAATTGTTCCTCTCTATTATAGTTCTAAAGTACCAAATGAGTGGATTGAGAAAATGAAAAAAGCAATTTCAACACTCACTCCTCGCTTTAGCGCAAATAGAATGTTAATGGATTATACAAATCAGTCCTATCTACCCGCTGCAAAATTTCATGAAAAATGGTCTATGCACTCTACAGAGCAAATAAATGCATTAAAAAAACATATAAATAATGTGCAGGAATTAAAAGAAAAATGGCGACAAGTTGAAATAACTCGCGTGGAGTTAAAGCCTTCTGATACCGTAAGTGTCGGCGAGACTGTTACGTTACAGGTTGAAATATATTCACCCTTCCCTGAAAATTGGCTTGAAGTTAACCTAGTTTTTTCTAAATCTGACAACAATAAATCAGAAATTATAAGCAAAGATATTGTTATGCCATGTGTAGAAAAAGATTCTGGCAAAAAGTTTATCTACGTTACACATCTCGAAACTACCAATCCAGAAATCCGTACATATAATATCCGAGTGTGTCCAAATCCAATTATTTTTCCAGAACATCTTGATTTAAATTTAGTAGCACGTTAACAATATTTTGAATGCTTAATGATGAATTTTTTGAATTGAGAACGGTGGAATTATGAAGATACTAATGTTAGGATGGGAGTATCCTCCAATGATTTCTGGTGGCTTAGCAACAGCTACGGAAGGACTGATAAATGGGCTCATCTCTTTGGGGCATAAAGTAACACTTGTTTTACCTTATTTTCCCCATTCAGTAAAAATAAAAGGTCTCAAAATTGTCAGTCCCGAAAATCCATATATCCTTGACGAAGAAATTG
Coding sequences:
- a CDS encoding GTP cyclohydrolase II, with product MANNGHVLLTSHPASIFKQAAPLNWGESTPILRGPVVASLTKREHRNAIGTHSGSYTVYRALANASGALTMDHKPDLTNTAPITNIGPFPSWGDPEKIVSLDPWGAQVAEAFKSFYEKGYDIRPTIAITTAHINMPEINQAIESGRLHIDNKIITKNKDVLVTKAAIDPVWYLPGIAKRFNVSEGDLRRVLFDQTGGMFPELITRKDLKILLPPIGSTSIYMFGNVAHISDLSKQLTVRIHDECNGSDVFGSDICTCRPYLTHGIEESIRTAQEGGSGVIVYFRKEGRALGEVTKFLVYNARKRQEGGDSAATYFHRTECVAGVQDMRFQQLMPDVLHWLGIQRIDNLVSMSDMKYNAIVDSGIEVIRRVSIPDELIPLDAQVEMEAKKAAGYYTEGKTKDATELLKVKGRNLNE
- a CDS encoding DUF1688 family protein, with the protein product MSDNMIDYSGDINDIEYIFSPATIRKKSLEIYNLTIADKTQFQIHLDKIDEVSKFVIDVTLSNYPKLNIPFHSRWNHFNVGNIDRVSELILQLEKQTPSQQTKAKLDLVVVSVLLDAGAGMRWRYLEQKSGKEYSRSEGLAVASFRLFLAGFFSADKKSPLRVDAERLLCISEKELADGLQVTEKNPIIGLQGRLKLLHNLGHALHNDVDLFGTESQRIGNMLDYFQEKSPSGKISATFILRTLQQGLGSIWPGRATINQVNIGDVWNYKALGEGIQALVPFHKLSQWLSYSLFEPLTEAGLSITQIDSLTGLAEYRNGGLILDSGLITLKNKEELEKVHLPSSDLIIEWRALTITFLDEIGKKVTEILGKKPSEFPLARVLEGGTWWAGRKMAEQMRKDKSPPLKINSDGTVF
- a CDS encoding alpha/beta hydrolase fold domain-containing protein, producing MELFFSFFQNFFRRFTKNNFFYNKYAKGFSLETEHMNIFFDYYLNGAAEKNSTNPKIYPYYYNNFSSLPKTLIIAGECDPLRDDAYLYAQKCYTHKTEMKYYEFAGTVHGFFSTLDTFPEARISADLVCEFISASSAVGENSRILGTFSTANLSLIL
- a CDS encoding PEGA domain-containing protein, encoding MKTLFKKTAILLVISALLTSCASMYGDNTRLVKVDSQPQGADIYIDGARVGKTPSVITLSSYIYGGKTLVLRKENFSETSIMVNSKFQPVGIWNILNGFGFLIDAATGNILKIDPANLSVHTELTPIIH
- a CDS encoding response regulator, yielding MKKDFMDKTIFIVDDEPDILDAMASVIQIYLKINIVLFNSSVEALEKIKSGDVPNLIISDIKMPMLDGLKFVSEIRKLNIRKPIIIQSAFANKKDAIQSLRLGVYGLLDKPVPHELLIHEITRALNMEEYALIAEQLRREKDLLIALFQKFIAKNHERIANVENLLLNESKVFSKNKNKDKLATFLKDIKESNAIDREVSKVFQSVNELMTKQEEQINYTN
- a CDS encoding RNA recognition motif domain-containing protein, yielding MGTKLYVGNLPFSVSENDVASLFEKAGNVASVRAVMDRETGRFKGFCFVEMGTEAEAQQAISMFNGSELNGRPMIVNEARPPEPRNNRGGFGGGHRGGDRGGNRTRY
- a CDS encoding L-histidine N(alpha)-methyltransferase → MLQPLNWSDAKFLISEKLQTIYFKKLQKSFCFDYGEAIHVENSFKYSDNDIFNFAQNTGFSVIKNFTDEKKMFTDSLWKIKES
- a CDS encoding L-histidine N(alpha)-methyltransferase, with the translated sequence MNNNKNSLQESEFALDVKQGLESFPKRIPSKYFYDKEGSRLFDLITEQEEYYLTRTEKQILASCASELKPYVGKIKEILEFGPGDGSKAEIILKHFMTWNPKEISYKAIDISISAIEQSLARFRKYPNIQTSSIIGDYNSFSSPAIDNNGRFFLFLGSTIGNYDPAQVKDLLSGISQHMTKNDFLLIGFDKKKDISLLTEAYNDKANITHDFNLNLLVRMNAEIGSNFIKSNFSHHGFYNPLIGAMQSF